The Gossypium hirsutum isolate 1008001.06 chromosome D03, Gossypium_hirsutum_v2.1, whole genome shotgun sequence genomic interval ACCTTGATAATTTTTTCCTCCAGGTTGTATGACACAGCTATAAGACTTGGTGACCTTCAAGCAGAGTTCAAATTACCAATAACGCCCGAGGAGTATGCACAAGAAAATCTCAAGTTCGGTCTCGTTGAAGTGGTTTACGAATGGGCAAAGGTTTCATAACTTAAGCATGCTGATTAGACCTTGATCTGGGTTTTAGTTTGTCAtcctaatatataattatatatcctCGTTGCAGGGAACCCCGTTTGCAGATATTTGTGAGCTCACGGATGTTCCTGAAGGCCTTATAGTGCGAACAATTGTCAGGCTGGATGAGACCTGTCGTGAATTCAAAACTGCCGCAGCTATAATGGGTAATTCATCGCTTTACAAGAAAATGGAATCTGCTTCCAATGCCATAAAACGTGATATCGTTTTTGCGGCTAGTTTGTACATTACTGGAGTGTGATATGTATATTGTTCTGTGATTAATGATTCACATAGTTAAGTTGATAGATCCTTAATCAAAACGATTTTTAACCATTTTACCTTAGTTCTAGAAGCCTACATATTGAGATTTATTTCCCCTTCAGATCAGGATACCATTGACCTAGTTCGCACGACCAACTTTGATCTGTACATTTGATGTCcttaaaatcatcataaatttttcCTTGATCTGTTTCAGAAAGGATTAGTCTTTGATATACTGGCCATTTTTAACTCCAATAGCCGGGTTATAAAACTGCCACGtctcatttctttattattattattatatatttatttgtattttaaactAAAAGTGTGCGTGTAGTCTAAAATTTGTATCGATAatgtatgaaataaatttttatggGTAAAATATAACCAAAGAGTGAAGAGTGTCTACCATCCACTTTCGAATGCTTGAATGCTGAATTCGAATTTCAAACGCAATGCGTTAGAAATTTAGATCGATTTTACCAATTTATTACGTATTGaaaaagtaaaatgattaaattatttcacttTTTAATGGTATAAGGATTAAACAAGTTACTTTACCTAAAAAACacattcttttatatttattttcaacaacatACTGTAAGCAATACTTGATCAACATCATCTAGTTAAGATAACATAACCGTGAATACCGGTTCTTAAATTATTTTCGACCTCGTAATCTAGAAACACATTACAGGAGATAAAAGAAAGACAATTGAGAAACACTGCTGGTTCATCAAATTCATTGATCACTCCTGTTGGGCTTGTCTGAAGCAACATAAGCCTGGAAAATCAAAGGGATAGAGTAAACGTAGTTAAGAGCCAGTCATTTTCATTAGATGCTAACTAATGAGATGAATCAAAGCTCTGTTGGTAATTTTTACCGCATCCAAAGCAGCTGGAATCCAGTCGTTAGTTGCTGGATTTCCCTTACAAGAGGCATGGCAGCTGGTGTCTGAATCTGGTTCCAAATTAAAGTTTCTGCCATTGTCGTTCTCTACCTTTATGAAACCTGTTCCTGTCTGAAAACCGAGACCCATCATAATTAGTCTTTTTTCCCCCATTTTTTTTGGCTTTTGATCATAACTGGAAGagaataaaaaggggaaaacTTATGAAAGGTTGTCATTGTACCGTGTGGTGGTGTTTGTCGACGCAATTGAGATCCTTATAATATTCAGTCTCCACAAATTCTTCTCTCACTTCACTTCCATTGTAAACTATTTTCTGGTTTCAAAATTTGAAGACAAAAAAGAAAATCAGGGAAGAAAATTTGTAGAAGTAAATCTGCACCCAACAAATGAGATAGATAAATAACAGCACAGTAGAGCATTTgattaagagttaaattatattttgtcccCTCTATTTAGAATATTGACAAATTGATccttatatattagattaaaaagtaaatagatcattctattaaaaattcatttatttttgctatttaaAATAGATCTTTACATGTACACATGATATGTTACGTGTCATTGTCCTATTATTCTGACAACCAcgttgtttttaataatataaatggatgaaattttgaataaaaataactaatttattctttgatctaatatatgtAGATCAATTAacttatttttaagtaaaataacTCTTAGTGCTGAACTTAATTGAGGCTGCTAGGCAATACAAGCATTAGTGTTTATAAGAGAAAATTAACATCTAAAGCCTTATGTCAACAAGCGTTTGTAGTCCAACGGTTAGGATAATTGCCTTCCAAGCAATAGACCCGGGTTCGACTCCCGGCAAACGCAGTTTAAAATTGTTTTGGGTTTAAGAAGGAAAAAAACAGACCTGGGGATCATTCTCTAGACGTTGAAACTCGAGGTATTCAGGGATACCGGAATCAGCGGCGGCAAGAGCGTCGACGTAGTTGGAAGAATAGTCGCTTCGTTGAGGCTTAGTGTGACGTTTAGGTGCTGTGTGATCAAAGTAATCCCTGGTCTGCTCCTCCAATTTGGCCTCTTCTTCCACTGACAAATGTATATCACTCCTATTAGGCCTCCTACAGCACTCCATTTTGCTTCTCTTCCTTTACTCTTCTGAAGACCTATAAGGTCGGCTTTTATTGGCGAATGGAAAGaaagatattttaattattgCTTGATATTTTCCCCTTTTCTAGCTTTCATGTTGGCACCCAATTTTTGACCCATAAAATATCTTCACAACCATACCTTATCCACTTGCCACCTATCAATCTTGTATTTTTCAAACCTAAATGTGTACCACTTTTTTGTTtccagaaaaaaaaattaaaaaagtctACAGTTTGGACCCATAAGTTACTGAATATCGTGTAATTGCTTTTTCACGCTCATCTTGCatctaattattcaattttatttatttcaatatctcaaatataatttaatggttgaaaatattaactttacattaatcattcattcaaatatttttaatgtaaatcATACCACTAAGCTTTTATTTCCAATTAATTGAAATTCATTTTAAACattatgttaaataaatttaaaactcaaaaatataaaaaaaaacacactaaatgatTTCGTTattcaataatcataatataatctaaaaatataaattttattttctttatcttttaTAGTCATATATACACCTTAATAACAATCTGACTAATGTGACTCGAATCTAAACTACACTTGAGGTGATGAAttatttaaccatcaaaccaatatACAAGttctttttacatattttttataaccatattttaacatcaaaataattacacAACTATAATTACTGAAATAAAAATGTAGCTAAGAGTTGCGAACTATATTTTGAGGTTACAACATTATAAGTAAATATTCAGTAATTGTTTTCGAGGTTAATGCAActgtaattattgaaatgaatgaaaagagaTCCATAATTACGAACAAAAAAGGATTTACTtcataacaataaataaaaatgttgatGTGTCGCATAAATGATAATATCATcacttaccaaaaaaaaattcactaactAATGTTTCCTAAAATGTATGAAAATCTTACCTTAGATGatatatatgatatgatgctgaaaAAAATATGGTAGGATGTAAATATTACATATTATAATTTacataaatcatttttttaagtaAACTCATATATTCAAAAATCGGCAAACAAAAAATCACCCATGAGAAAGTCGTTtgctttttattttcttgtttttgccTAGTGGTGGTGTTAGCCTCTGGACTAGTTACCACCCGCCTTTTTCTGCTGCCCatcaaccttttttttctttcttcttctcattcatTCCGTGTGTCTTCTCTCTTTTCAGTTTACAGatctattttgtgggtatctttgttgtcttcacaagttgtaAAGGATAGATGACAGTGCCTATCATCGTTCAAACACCACTAACCACCGACAATTTCTTTTAGAAAGCTCCTCGTTGACTTCTTAATCTGTTTATGTTTTAagagtattttagaataataaacgATTACACAAGTCGGTTTGGACTTATGTTGTCTTAAGATTTatatgtttctgtttgtttttccattgtttaataaatattcacttttagaagtttttgtctacTATTGTAGTACGCtttttagtcttgcttttgcGAGTGATTTTAGGGTTGGTTTTGTCACCATCCTCTCTAGTTTGGTAGATGATCGGTTCTTTTGCCGATTTATGTCCGCCGCTTTGGACCATCCGAGGGTGATTTCCTTGTTGTATTAAGTATAACAGCCTGTTTTCattgaaatcggaacagtggtttcgggaccacaaatctgtgctcgaaagaaaatttattttaataatattttatggtctgcattatgatagaaatatcgtatgaaaatttttttaagaaaatttttaccgattacatgattaattgataaaatgaccaaattgcatgaaatgcaaaagttgagttctagtagctataagtatcaaatagctatggaattcaaagtttgaggtccttatatgacaaatagactattaagagaagttagtagataaggatgatgattcatccatggaaatttaattaaagaaaaggatgaaattggaaagaaaagatattaaaagatgataaatgattaaattgagaaaatatcatctttttcatcatctttcccaaattcattccatggaaaccctagctaagagaaaataAGCTTAAGCAAGCTTTCTTGGtttaattaggtaagtattcaagtcccatttttagtaatttttatatttccgagattgtaataacttaatttagctatctcaggaattaatttgtaaagatatcaaattattaaattttttccatggatgaatatagttgaattatgaagttttatggtagaaaatgaaaggttgttgatagataaacaacttttgttaaaggatttttgatgaaaacatgatttagggactaaattgaaaagatataaaattcatgaaaaattatgattttcgtGAAATACATGGACTATTATTGTTATATGTAAAATTTAGCTAGGCttagaataaggattaaattgcatgaatttcattttccgagcctagggacgaaattatcattaattaaaagtataggggcaaaatggaaattttgcctaagatgtgaattagATTGAATTGGATATGAATTgcgttaaattgatgttaaatttactcgcaTAGATCCGGATGGACCAAATATGGagctagatcgaggtaaagaaaaAGTAACAAATTAGTAGTGTACAAGTTCACGAacattgtcaaggtaagttcgtgtaactaaatttgtatatttatatacttgAATTGAATGCTATGTATGAGAATTATGTAATTGTCATGTATATGAATTGGTCACGTGTCTGATAACAATCGATAAGTATTAAATCTTGTATGAATAAATGAGATTTGAAGGATACAGGGTTCTATTCCCGAATTGGTattggtcttgcatatgttgcagacataCCGTAGTTCGAAAGAGCGTCCCAATATAAGCCCTCTCAAGCTttccgttatatggttcttgcgagcttcccgttaatagcttttgggagcatcccgattggttgtgattctgcatgtgttgtagacacaccacagctcttatgagcgtcccaatatatggctcttcgtgagcttcccgattaaaggctctttgtgagcttcccgttaaaggctctccggagcttcccgatatgaCTCACTTGAACTTCCCAATAAGGTTAtcttgagcttcccgttaatggctCTTCGAAGCTTCTCGTTATTGGCTCGCACGAGTTTTCTGAACATGGCTCTTATAAGCTTCTCGTATAAATCCCGGATATGTTTCCCGTTACATGCTCACATGAGCATTCTGTTATAAGACTTGAGAGAGTGCTTCCCGTTTAAGTGCTTTTATGGACACTCCTgattatgaattgacggatttacAGTATTGTACACTTTATGTGTATTACCCAcgtatccatcgagatttcaaatgattcaatgGGTGAAATTCTGACATGAGAACAAATTGATTCAAAATGAATCATTATCCGTATATACAAGAATTACATGGAACTTgatatttgatgagctcatccttaTTATTGATATTTACATGAAATAAGTTACTAACATGTTTGGTGAGGTTATGTGTGTTAGGATAATTGCCACATTTCTTTGGATGCATTTTGTATGCTTACTTTAAGTATAAAtgtatggtaagttaaatttcgttatacgaacttactaagcactaagTGCTTACTCAGTTTTATTTACTCTGCTTTATAGTGCTCGGAGGCTTGTAAAGattggaagctggtcggagctacatcacactatccctcgAAATTTTCGGTATATATATAGtaatttaaattttggttataatggcatatataggttaccttagccaatgttggcatataaatattttggttgtaactagccattgctaaggcttgtgtttggtatattttgagatGAATACATATGGCCAAAACGTGTTTGTGGTATGAGTTGAAATAGTTAAATAATGGTAATTACATAGATGAATGGATTCGAATagcatatttaataaaatatgcatatatgtgaatttggtcaattaggtaagtttgaatacatgTACATATGTGAGGACATGTTATGAATAAGATTTGGTTTTGATTGGtttaaatgtcttgaattggttgatgaatgtgtttaaatgtttatgtaggtgaaaaataaatttgagtgAGGATTAAGGTTTGGGAATGGCCTTATTctatccacatgggcagagacacggtcgtgtgtctcagtcgtgtgtgacacacgacctagcacatggacgtgtgttttggtcgtgtgtcccttgtatcttaaaatttcaaaacagaatactcagaattgatcacacggcctgacacacggcgtgtgacttggccatgtgacccctgcattTAAATAAAGTGCAAGACAGAGAGTTACTCTGCCTAAGGACACGACCGTGTACCCTACTTCAAAtaccacacagcctaagacacgggcgtgtcacttggccgtgtgaaccacacggcctgaccacacgggcgtgtgtcccctacacctaagaaaatttttaaagtttcgggaaaaattctctgagtacccgatttagtctcgacttgtttctaagacatattttgggccttgagggctagTATAAGGGACAAAATGATTTATGTATTATTGATTTTTGATATAATTGTAAAATGTTACGAAATGTCTAAATATTGATCTGAttattttggtaatgctctataaccctattttggagtcggatatgggttaggggtgttatatttgttGGTAtaagagctacggtttagccgattctcaaactaacgtagcatgtatgagtctagctatacatgccattatataacctatgatagtgtgatatctcttgaccattttaaatatgtttttatatagtaatgtcatcctaCCGAGCTGAATCCGAGGAAGTTGAGAGCAATGCTCAAGCTTCAGTACAAAGAGCAGCCTCGAGTAGTAGAAGGCTCATATCTGGAGGATGAGGAGGAGAAGCTAAAGAagtcttcttccaaatgatgaatgaatggtttatagaATTTGAGAGAATaaatccggctgtacaacaacctccaccccctcctatttcTCAACTGGTTCCTGACATGCCACAAGGTACAGAACTGGTAGGCCTCATGTTGATAAAATCTGtaaatatggggcagaagaatttaaagctacagctgaagatgatcctgaaagagctgagttctggttaaAAAATACTATTAGGTTTcttgatgaattgtcatgtacaccggctgaatgtctgaaatgtgatGTATCTCTGTTAAAAGACTTGGCTTACACTGGAATACCTTAATTTCTGCTGTGCCAAAATAACAGGTTATATAAGAATTTTTCCAAgcagaatttaaaaagaaatatatcagtcagagatttcttgatcagaaacgaaaagaatttctagagcttaaGCAGGGGCACATGATGATATTCGAATATAAAAGAGAGTTTGTCCGACtgagtaagtatgctcgagaatgtattACGACTGAAATCGCCATGTGTAAGCAGTTTGAAGAGGGTCTGAATGAAAGATATAAACCTgctagttgggattcttgaattaaaagaatttgtagtttttGTTGACCAACCTCATAAAGCTGAAGAGCTAAGTAAAGAGAAAATACAGGTTGAGATGAAGGCCAgaacttcaagtaaaagatttatCGAGAAGTCATATCAGTTAGCCTCAAAGAAGTCAAAAAAAGATCATGATCATTCTGTTACCTCTGTGGGATATTCTGAGAGAGATAAAAGTATTCGACGTCCCAACTCGAGATCTCAGGACACATTTATAGCGAGTGCAGACAGTGTTAAAAATACTAAACCTAGGTGTAAAcactataataaattttattttggtgagTGCCACATGAGAAGCggagcatgttttagatgtggttcttttAACCACTATCTTAGAGACTACCCTAAAAAGCCTAAGAATGATACAGTACAGACTTCAAAGCTTAATAACTTTGCTACAAAAGGTAGACCATCTCGAAATCCTAGCAATGTGAGTAGTAGTTGGGGTATGACAAAAGATTCAACCGTTAaatctgaagcacgagcaccgacaaggacatatgctattcgtgcacgtgaGGATGCCTCTGCACCTAATGTGATTACTGGtaatttttctcttcttgatactgatataattgcattaattgatcctagttcaacatattcatatatttgcacgaATTTAGTGAATCATAATAATTTACCTgtcgagtccactgaattcgtggttaaagtctTGAACCCCCTAGGCCAGTATGTAATAGTGGATAaaatctgtaagaattgtccattaaCGATATGGGGTTATTGTTtcccagctgatttgatgttattgtcatttgatgagtttgatgtgattctgggtatggattggttaactcagcatgatgctgtagtaaattgtaaacaaaagcatattatgttgaaatgtcagaatggtgaaataCTCTGTATTGAATATAATAAAGTAGAtgggttgtctaatgtgatatcagccATGTCAGTATTGAAGTATGTCAGAAAAAGGTATGATACCTATCTTGTTTATGTGGGACACTAAAGTATCTAAATCCAAGATTAAATCAGTGCTAGTAGTCtgtgagtatcctgatgtgtttccagaagaattacctagaTTACCGCCTGTCAAAGAGGttgaattctctatagatcttattCCGGGACAACACCGGTATCTATAGCACCACACAAAATGTCctctatagaattaaaagagttaaaaacacagttgcaagaactgactgatagaggttttgctcgacctagttcaTCACCTTGGGGTGTACCggttttatttgtaaagaagaaggacagactattgagattgtgtattgattaccagCAGCTCAACAAAGTCACCATTAAGAATAAGCATCCACTGCCtagtattgatgatctgtttgaccagctgaaaggtgctacagtgttttcaaagataaatcactgttctggctattatcagttacgagtgaaagactcggatgtaccgAAAACGGCCTTCAGAACTAGGTtcaaacattatgaatttcttgtaatgccatttggttttGAAAAATGCACCTGCGATATTTATaaacttgatgaatagaatttttagaccgtatctggatagatttgtggtggtgtttattgatgatattttagtataTTCCCGAGATTAAAATGAACATActgatcatttgagaattgtactGCAAACTTttcgagagaaacaattgtatgctaattTCAATAAATGTGAATACTGGTTTCAGGAAGTTGGTTTCCTTGGACATATAGTATTGACTGAAGGCAACAGGgtggatccgaataaaatttcagtaattattaatTGGATGCCACCgaaaaatgtgtctgaagtcaaaatttttctgggattagctggttattatcagagatttctaaaatgattttctatgatagcttcaCCGATGACACGGTTATTActgaaagatgtgaagtttgaatggtctgacaAATGCCAGCAAAGCTTTGATCGGTTGAAAGCCCTGTTAACTGAAACACTAGttttagttcagcctgaatcgggtaagaaatttgtgatttacagtgatgcatcattgaatggctTTGGCTGTGTTTTAATGCAATAAGGTAAAATAATAACCTATGCTTCTAGATAGCTTAAACTACATGAAAtgaattacccgatacatgatttgGAATCCGCAACTAttatgtttgctttgaaaatttggcgacactatttgtttggtgaaaaatgtcacatattcaccaATCATAAAAAGCTTAAATTATTTGATatcgcaaaaagatttgaatctgagatagcGCATGttgcttgaattgttgaaagattatgatctagttattgattatcatcttgGAAAGACAAATGTGGTTGCatatgctttgagtagaaagtctctgTTTGCcttacgagcaatgaatacccgattGTCATTGTCTGAAGATGGCTCAAtcatagctgaattaaaagctaaaccgacaTTTCTATAGCAGATTTGTGAAGTTAAAAAAGTGATAACGAGTTACAAGCTAAACGAGTACAATGTGAATCGGCTTTTGAATCATAATTTCAAATTGGATCTGATGATTGTCTgttgttgtaacaacccgattttagctaaatcggaacagtagttccggaaccacaaatctgaaattataaaattattgtaatattatttaaagtgtttacagcatgtgaattaacatgtgtgaaagtttcgtgaaataattttatcgattggttgtttaattcgataaaaggacttaatcgcgtaaaatacaaaagttgcatactatttgtttaaagtgctttattgctatgattaattaaattaaaagtccttatgatgatattagaccattggtagtgttaatggacattaatggacatgcattataaatttctatgtttattcattaagggtaaattagtaaatgaaatattaatatgtaataaatacaacaaaacataaaaaaatcatgcATGTTCATCTTGTTGGCCGAAACTCAAAGAGAAAGAAGCCATTTTTTTTGAAGCTTTAAGTTCGGCacttgggagcttgatttaggtatgttatttgcattatttttgataatttttatgtttttgagatcgttgctttgtattctagctagtccatgccttaatttttggatttgttgatgaatttgtgagtttccattgatgatagctt includes:
- the LOC107950213 gene encoding uncharacterized protein, whose translation is MECCRRPNRSDIHLSVEEEAKLEEQTRDYFDHTAPKRHTKPQRSDYSSNYVDALAAADSGIPEYLEFQRLENDPQKIVYNGSEVREEFVETEYYKDLNCVDKHHHTTGTGFIKVENDNGRNFNLEPDSDTSCHASCKGNPATNDWIPAALDAAYVASDKPNRSDQ